Proteins encoded within one genomic window of Triticum aestivum cultivar Chinese Spring chromosome 2D, IWGSC CS RefSeq v2.1, whole genome shotgun sequence:
- the LOC123050421 gene encoding uncharacterized protein, with amino-acid sequence MAADPQCPRPLHLGQRGSRLAARCRRSGYRRGLLFCPALPPCIPCASGGQTLLPLRPRCTLACLMHSWLLKSFQRNTAIGVRIFFVMIVKEKGDLNFIGKIS; translated from the exons ATGGCGGCGGATCCGCAGTGTCCGCGGCCGCTCCACCTCGGGCAGCGCGGATCACGGCTAGCGGCCCGATGTAGGCGTAGTGGGTACAGGCGCGGTCTGCTGTTCTGCCCCGCGCTCCCTCCATGTATCCCCTGCGCATCCGGTGGCCAGACGCTTCTTCCACTCCGGCCTAG GTGTACTTTGGCATGCTTGATGCATTCTTGGCTGCTGAAGAGCTTCCAAAGGAATACCGCAATAGGTGTCAG GATATTCTTTGTAATGATCGTGAAAGAAAAGGGAGATCTCAATTTCATTGGTAAAATCTCGTAA